Genomic window (Longimicrobium sp.):
TTCCCGGCTTCCTGACGCGCGAGCAGATGGACGCCATCTTCGCCGACGCCGAGGTGCGCGCGGGCGACGGCGGCTTCCACGGAATGCGCAACCTGGCCATCGTGGAGCTGTTCTACTCCACGGGGATGCGGCTGAGCGAGCTGCAGGGGCTGAACGTAGACGACCTGGACGTCGTGAGCGAGCGGGTGAAGGTGCGGGGGAAAGGGCGCAAGGAGCGCATCGTGCCCGTGGGCCGGCTGGCGGTGCGCGCGCTGCGGCACTACTACGAGGGGCGCGCGCTGGTCCTCGCCGCATCCACTCGGGGAGACCGGCGGGCGATCTTCGTCGGCCAGACGGGAAAGCGGCTGACGGTGCGCGCGATCCAGAACATCGTGAAGGCGTTCCTGAAGCAGGTGGGCGACGAGCACGGGCTGTCCACGCACTCGCTCCGCCACACCTTCGCCACGCACCTGCTGGACGGCGGCGCGGACCTGATGGCGGTGAAGGAGCTGCTCGGCCACGCCAGCCTTTCGACCACGCAGATCTACACGCACACGTCCAAGGAGCGGCTGAAGCAGGTGTACCGGCAGGCGCACCCGAGGGCATGAACAGAAGTACGAAAGTACGGAAGTACGGAAGTACGAAACTGATCGGCATCTCCCGATGTTTGTGGGGGGAAAATGCGGCTGAAGCCGCGGCTACAACGGCACACAGTCCGCCTTCGCGGACTCGCGCTGGCGTGGGGCGCGGCGGCGGTGCGCGCCCGAGGCAACGGGCGAAACCGCGAGGAATCCGGCGCGTAAATCGGATGCGCGCTTGCGGTGTACAGAGCAGGGAGCGAGCTTGCCCCAGCCGGAGCGCTGGGGTAAATCGTTTCGGGACCGCGGCGTCGCGGCGGAATGCGCGGGAATGAAGTCCGCGAAGGCGGACTGCGTGCGGTTGTAGCCGCGAGTTTACTCGCATTTTGGGATATCCATCGCTCGCGTCTTCTTCGCCTGGGACGCGAGCGGGATTGGGATCGGACGAGACCGGTTACGGGAGATAGATGAGCATTCAGACGTGGCACGCCACCACCATCCTGGCCGTCCGCCGCGACGGCAAGGTCGCGCTGGGCGGCGACGGGCAGGTGACCACCGGCGACATCGTGGCCAAGAGCACCGCGGTGAAGGTCCGCAAGCTGCGCGACGGGCGCATCCTGGCCGGGTTCGCCGGCTCGGTGGCCGACGCCTTCACCCTGTTCGAGAAGTTCGAGGAGAAGCTGGAGCGCTACCCCGGCAACCTTTCCAAGGCCGCCGTGGAGCTGGCCAAGGAGTGGCGCAACGACCGCTACCTGCGCCGCCTGGAGGCGCTGCTGGCGGTGGCCGACCGGCAGCACACCTACATGATCAGTGGCACCGGCGACGTGATCGAGCCGGACGACGACATCGTGGCCATCGGCTCGGGGGGCGCGTACGCGCTGGCGGCGGCGCGCGCGCTGAAGGAGCACTCCTCGCTCACCGCGCCCGAGATCGTGCGCCGCGGGCTGGAGATCGCCGGCGAGATCTGCATCTACACGAACACCAACATCACCGTGCTGGAGCTGGAGTGAGCGGGTTTCATCTCCATCCCCCCGCTCCCCTGAGACAGGAATAGAATGGCGACGAACGACACCGAGATCCGGCAGGACCCCCCGAAGCCCGCGCGCAGGGATGGCGGCAAGACCGAGGACGGCGAGCCGCAGCCCTGGCTGGACGAGCTGACGCCCCGCGGCATCGTGGCCGAGCTGGACAAGTACATCGTGGGGCAGCGCGAGGCCAAGAAGGCCGTGGCCATCGCGCTGCGCAACCGCTGGCGCCGCCAGCGGGTGGACGACGAGCTGCGCGACGAGATCGTCCCCAACAACATCATCATGATCGGCCCCACCGGCGTGGGGAAGACCGAGATCGCCCGCCGCCTGGCCCGCCTGGCCGGCGCGCCGTTCGTGAAGGTGGAGGCCAGCAAGTTCACCGAGGTGGGCTACGTGGGCCGCGACGTGGAGTCGATGGTCCGCGATCTCGTCGATGCCGCCGTGAACATGGTGCGCACCGACCGCGAGGACGAGGTGCAGGAGGTGGCCGAGCAGCGCGTGGAGGAGCGGCTGCTGGACCTTCTCATCCCCCCGGTGGAGGGCGAGAAGCAGGGACCGCCGCAGGCGCCCGCCCCGCCGAAGGACGCCGACGGGACGCCGCGCGTGTTCGTGGCCGGTCCGCAGGGCTCCGTGGAGCGCCGCGAGGACGCCGAGGTGCGCGAGCGGCGGGAGCGGACGCGCGAGAAGTTCCGCCAGCTGCTGCAGGACGGGAAGCTGGAAGACCGCGAGGTGGAGGTCGAGGTCACGCAGAGCATGCCCATCGAGAACATGATGATCCCGATGGGCGGCGGGATGGACGGGATGGACGGCAACCTGATGGACATGCTGCAGGACATGCTGCCCAAGAAGTCCAAGCGCCGCAACGTGACCGTGAGCGAGGCCCGGCGCATCCTGCTGCAGGACGAGCTGGACAAGCTGGTGAACATGGACGAGGTGGTGAACGAGGCGCTGGACCGCGTGGAGGAGATGGGGATCATCTTCCTCGACGAGATCGACAAGATCGCGGGCGACCACGGCGGCGCGGGCCCCGACGTGTCGCGCGAGGGGGTGCAGCGCGACCTGCTGCCCGTGGTCGAGGGCTCGACGGTGCAGACCAAGTACGGGATCGTGCGCACCGACCACATCCTGTTCATCGCCGCGGGCGCGTTCCACGTGGCCAAGCCCAGCGACCTGATCCCCGAGCTGCAGGGCCGCTTCCCCATCCGCGTGGAGCTGAAGTCGCTCACCGAGGCGGACTTCGTGCGCATCCTCACCGAGCCGAAGAACGCGCTGCTGACGCAGTACCGCGCGCTGGTGGCGGCCGAGGGAGCCACGCTTGAGTTCAGCGACGACGGGGTGAACGAGATTGCCCGCATCGCCGCGCAGGTGAACGAGCGGATGGAGAACATCGGCGCGCGCCGCCTGCACACGGTGCTGACGACGCTGCTGGAGGACATCCTCTTCGACCTCCCCGAGCTGGAGATGAAGGAGATTCGCATCGACGCCGACACCGTGCGCAACCGCCTGAAGGACATCGTGGAGGACGAGGACCTGCGGAAGTACATCCTGTAGATCTCCATCTGTCGAAGCACAGGAAAGCGGCGCATCCACCGATCGCATGGATGCGCCGTCTTCCTTGGACCTCACGCGGAGACGCGGAGACGCAGAGAACTCAACGCGAGCACGAAGTTCTCCGCGTCTCTCCGCGTCTCCGCGTGAGATCTGCCGTTTCTACCGGTCGCGCACCTCGTCCGGCGTGGTGCTCTCGACGCGGCGGCTCTGCGCCTCGAGGGCATCGCGGTTGCGCTCGGCGTTCTCCACGTGCGACTGCGCGGCGGAGGTGTCCTCGGAGGCGCCGCCGGTGCCCGAGCCGCTCATCTCGCCGCCCTGGCCCTGGCTCGGGTCGAGCCCGCGGATCGGCTGGTCCACGCTGTCCGGCGCCGTGGCCTCGGTGCGCCGGGCCTGCGCCTCCAGCGCGTCGCGGTTCTCCTCCGCGCTGCGCACGTGCTCGCGCGCCTGCGACGGATCTTCCGACCCCTGCCCGTTGCTGCCGCCAGAGAACTGGTCCATCGTTCGCTCCCGGTGATCGTTCCCGCCTGTGCATGGACCGGCCGGGAGGGGCAACTTCCATTCCGATCCGCCTACCCGCCCGTCCAGATCCCGGCGAAGACGCCGCTCCGCACCAGCTCGGCCGCAGCCTCGATGTCGGGCGCCAGCACGCGATCGCGGTCCAGCGGGGGGATGCGCTCGCGGACGAGGGCGTACGCGCGCTCCACGCCGCGCCCCGGGCGCAGCGGCTTGCGGTGCTCCAGCCCCTGCGCGGCGATCATCAGCTCCAGCCCCAGCACCGTCTGCACGTTCGCCAGCACGCGCCGCAGCTTCAGCGCGCTCGCCATCCCCATGCTCACGTGGTCTTCCTTCCCCGCGCCGGTGGGGATGGAGTCCACGCTCGCGGGCGTCGCCAGCACCTTGCACTCGTTCACCAGCGCCGCGGCGGTGATCTGGGCGATCATGAAGCCGCTGCTGACGCCCGCGTCGCCGGTCAGGAAGGGCGGCAGGTCGCCCGACAGGTCGGGGTTCACCAGCCGCTCGATCCGCCGCTCGGAGATGGACGCGAGGTCCGCCAGGGCGATGGCGAGGAGATCCAGCACCTGCGCGATCGGCTGGCCGTGGAAGTTGCCGCCGCTGATCACCAGCCCGCCGTCCTCGTCCGGGAAGATGAGCGGGTTGTCGGTGGCGCTGTTGGCCTCCGTCTCCAGCACCTGGCGCACGTAGGCGAAGGCGTTGCGCGCGGCGCCGTGCACCTGCGGCATGCACCGCAGGGAGTACGCGTCCTGCACGCGCGGGTCGCCGTAGCGATGGCTCTCGCGGATCTCGCTGTCGGCCAGCAGCGCGCGCAGGCGCTCGGCGCTGGCGGCCTGGCCGGGGTGCGGGCGGGCGCGCATGATGGCCGGATGGAAGGCGTCCGGCGTCCCCCGCAGCGCCTCGAGCGACATCGCCCCCGCGACGTCCGCCGTCTCCACCGCGCGCTCGGCGCCGAGGAGGGCGAGCGCGCCGATCCCCGTCATCACCTGCGTGCCGTTGTTCAGCGCGAGGCCCTCCTTCGCCTGCAGCCTGAGCGGCTCGACGCCCGCGCGGCGCAGCGCCTCGGCTCCGGAGACGACCTCGCCGCCGATCTCCGCCTCGCCCTCGCCGACCAGCACGAGGGCGAGATGGGAGAGCGGTGCCAGGTCGCCCGACGCGCCGACGGAGCCCTGCTCGGGGATGACGGGGTGGACGCCGCGGTTCAGCAGGTCCAGCAGCCGCTCGACGACCACCGGGCGGACGCCGGAGAAGCCCTTGGCGAGGACGTTGGCGCGCAGCAGGGTGATGGCACGCACCTCGGCGCGCGCAAGGCCGGGGCCGGTGCCGCAGGCGTGCGAGCGGATGAGGTTGATCTGCAGCTCCTCGATGCGGTCCAGCGGGATCACCGTCTCCGCCAGCCGCCCGAAGCCGGTGGTCACGCCGTACACCACCGCGCCGCGATGGATGGCGTCCTCCACGATGGCCCGCGAGCGGAGGATGCGCTCCTCCACCCCCGCCGCCAGCGCGACTTCCGCGTCGCCGCCGGCCGCCACGCGCTCCAGCTCCTCCAGCGTCAGCCCGTCTCCGTCGATCTCGACCCGCTGCATCACGCCTCCGCGTTCGGTGATTGTGGGCGCGAAGAATAGCCGCCCGATCGCACACGCGGCAACGGAGCGCGAGTCCGGCATCCCGGGATCTCACGCGGAGACGCGGAGACGCGGAGGTGTGTTCCCGGCGTCTCCGCGTCCCCGCGGCACATCCCCGCGGACGGAGATTTCATGCGAAGCGGCAGAAGGAGCTGATCGGAAAGGGGATCGGAAGCCTCGCGCGCGCTGGGGAACAAGAGAGGAGAGAATCAATTCTCCCATTCACGTGCCCCTTGACGGGAGATGGAGGAACGATGATTCATTGCGTGTAACGAGTGGCACGAGGGGCAATCCCCGTATCAAGGAGAGAACGATGCCCACGAACACGACGCTCGCCTGCGGCGAGGAGCACCCGACCACCAGCTCCGTTGCGTGCGAGGAGGACTCGTACGCCGCGGTGTCAGTGGACAACCCGTTCGGCTCGTTCTGAGCCGGCGGTCCACACGGCCGGCCCTTTTCCGGCCGGCCCTCACGCACAGGAGGACGCATGACATCCACCACCACCGCCGTGTGCGGCGAAGAGGCCGTTTCCATTCCCCGGTGCGAGCAGGACCGGGACGTCGGCGTCGCCGTCGACAACCCGTTCGGCTCGTTCTGAGCCACGGCGCCGCGGGCGGCCTCCCAGGCCGCCCGCTCTCGTTTTCACTTCTGGCTGGAGATTCGGAGCGTGCTGCTGATCGCGGGCGGTGAGGCGGACTTCAACGTGGAATCCATCGTCACGCGCATGCGGGAGCGCGGGATGGATGGCGAGGTGCTGCGCGTCGGGAAGTCCATCAACCCCGCCGTGACCTGGGACTTCCAGCGCGACCGGCTGAAGCTGGACGGCCGGGAGATCCATCCTTCCGGCGTCTTCCTGCGCTACGACGTGTTTTCCGTGCTGGCCGACAACCGGCCCGCCACGCAGCTCCGCTCGCAGGCGTGGCACATCACCCTGCACGGGTGGCTCCTGTCGCACCCCGGCATCCGCATGCTGAACCGGCGCTACCGCGGCGAGACGAACAAGGCGTTCATCCTGGACCTGGCGCGGCGCGTGGGGCTCGCCATCCCCCGCACGCTCATCACCAACGAGCTGGACGAGCTGGAGCGGCGGGCGGGCGAGCTGGGGCCGATGATCGCCAAGCCGGTGCCCGGCGGCGGCTACGCGCAGATGGTGGAGGACCTGCTGGAGAAGACGGAGCGGCGCGAGGGGCGGTCCGCGGCGCCCGCGTTCGTGCAGCAGCGGCTGGTTCCGCCCGAGGTGCGCGTCTACGGCGTGGGCGCGGGCGAGCGGCGGCGCTTCGTCGCCTTCCGCGTGGAATCCACCGAGCTGGACTACCGCGTGGACAACGAAAGCCGCGTCGTGCACCTCCCCATCGGCGAGGTGGACGCGGCGGCGGTAGCGGGGCTGGGGCGGTTGATGGACGCGCTGGAGATGGACTACGGCGCCGCGGACTTCAAGGCGGACGCGGAGACGGGCGAGCTGCGCTTCCTGGAGGTGAACTCGGGCCCCATGTTCGCCGCCTTCGACGCGGCGAGCGGCCACGCGGTCAGCGACGCGATCCTGGACTGGCTGTCGGGCTGAACGATCGCGCCGGCCGAGCTTGCGGCGCCAGCGGAGGCGGAATCGAGCGGAGATGCCGAGGCTGGGAGTCCGCGAAGGCGGACTTCGGGCCGTTGTTGCCGCGATTTCAATCGCCCTTCGATCCACGCCCAGCCCTCCCACCGGCGGCTGAAGATCGGCCCTACGCCTCGCCGACGACGAAGTGGAGGGGGAAGGTCATCAGCGCGTCCACCGGCTGGCCGGCGGCCTGCGCGGGGTTGAAGCGCATCGTCCGCGCGATCTCCAGCGCCGCGGCGTCGACCGTGGCGTTGCCGCTGGAGCGGGCCACGCGCGCGAACGGCACGTCGCCCTCGCGCGCGACCACCAGCTGAAGATCGACCCGCATCCCGCGCCGCCCCTCGAAGAGCGCGGTGAAGTGGTCGCTCACGAAGCGCAGCACGCGCCGCCGCACCTCCACCGGGTTCTGGATGGTGGGCCGGCTCTGTGCCGCGCCCGCATCCGCCGCCGCGTCCAGCCGGAAGTGCAGCACCACCGGCTGCGCGGCCGCCAGCGCGCCCATCCCCGCCTTCGCGCGCTGGAGCACCGGCGCCAGCGTGCTGTCCGCGACCGTGGCGTGCGCCAGCTTCAGCTCCGCGCGCCCCGCCGCCGGCTCCGCCGCGAACACCACCAGCCCCTTCGCTCCCGCACCCGCGGATGCACGCGCGTCCGCCGCCAGCCGCTGCAGGAATGCGCTCGCGGCGGTGTCGCGCGGCGCGGCCGCGGGCG
Coding sequences:
- a CDS encoding energy transducer TonB, with amino-acid sequence MTRFSPPILALAALLGARGLHAQAPAAAPRDTAASAFLQRLAADARASAGAGAKGLVVFAAEPAAGRAELKLAHATVADSTLAPVLQRAKAGMGALAAAQPVVLHFRLDAAADAGAAQSRPTIQNPVEVRRRVLRFVSDHFTALFEGRRGMRVDLQLVVAREGDVPFARVARSSGNATVDAAALEIARTMRFNPAQAAGQPVDALMTFPLHFVVGEA
- a CDS encoding tyrosine recombinase XerC, whose translation is MTDAARPPVPLPPRDEAGDFLRWIAHERQLSPQTVRAYTDDLGEFEAFLDRYYGSGEWTWAGVDRLSIRSFMGDCATRRGLAKSSIARKLSAIRSFYRYLHVEERVDANPAKAVRTPKKDRTLPGFLTREQMDAIFADAEVRAGDGGFHGMRNLAIVELFYSTGMRLSELQGLNVDDLDVVSERVKVRGKGRKERIVPVGRLAVRALRHYYEGRALVLAASTRGDRRAIFVGQTGKRLTVRAIQNIVKAFLKQVGDEHGLSTHSLRHTFATHLLDGGADLMAVKELLGHASLSTTQIYTHTSKERLKQVYRQAHPRA
- the hslV gene encoding ATP-dependent protease subunit HslV — protein: MSIQTWHATTILAVRRDGKVALGGDGQVTTGDIVAKSTAVKVRKLRDGRILAGFAGSVADAFTLFEKFEEKLERYPGNLSKAAVELAKEWRNDRYLRRLEALLAVADRQHTYMISGTGDVIEPDDDIVAIGSGGAYALAAARALKEHSSLTAPEIVRRGLEIAGEICIYTNTNITVLELE
- the hslU gene encoding ATP-dependent protease ATPase subunit HslU, with the protein product MATNDTEIRQDPPKPARRDGGKTEDGEPQPWLDELTPRGIVAELDKYIVGQREAKKAVAIALRNRWRRQRVDDELRDEIVPNNIIMIGPTGVGKTEIARRLARLAGAPFVKVEASKFTEVGYVGRDVESMVRDLVDAAVNMVRTDREDEVQEVAEQRVEERLLDLLIPPVEGEKQGPPQAPAPPKDADGTPRVFVAGPQGSVERREDAEVRERRERTREKFRQLLQDGKLEDREVEVEVTQSMPIENMMIPMGGGMDGMDGNLMDMLQDMLPKKSKRRNVTVSEARRILLQDELDKLVNMDEVVNEALDRVEEMGIIFLDEIDKIAGDHGGAGPDVSREGVQRDLLPVVEGSTVQTKYGIVRTDHILFIAAGAFHVAKPSDLIPELQGRFPIRVELKSLTEADFVRILTEPKNALLTQYRALVAAEGATLEFSDDGVNEIARIAAQVNERMENIGARRLHTVLTTLLEDILFDLPELEMKEIRIDADTVRNRLKDIVEDEDLRKYIL
- the hutH gene encoding histidine ammonia-lyase — its product is MQRVEIDGDGLTLEELERVAAGGDAEVALAAGVEERILRSRAIVEDAIHRGAVVYGVTTGFGRLAETVIPLDRIEELQINLIRSHACGTGPGLARAEVRAITLLRANVLAKGFSGVRPVVVERLLDLLNRGVHPVIPEQGSVGASGDLAPLSHLALVLVGEGEAEIGGEVVSGAEALRRAGVEPLRLQAKEGLALNNGTQVMTGIGALALLGAERAVETADVAGAMSLEALRGTPDAFHPAIMRARPHPGQAASAERLRALLADSEIRESHRYGDPRVQDAYSLRCMPQVHGAARNAFAYVRQVLETEANSATDNPLIFPDEDGGLVISGGNFHGQPIAQVLDLLAIALADLASISERRIERLVNPDLSGDLPPFLTGDAGVSSGFMIAQITAAALVNECKVLATPASVDSIPTGAGKEDHVSMGMASALKLRRVLANVQTVLGLELMIAAQGLEHRKPLRPGRGVERAYALVRERIPPLDRDRVLAPDIEAAAELVRSGVFAGIWTGG